Proteins encoded by one window of Chryseobacterium sp. POL2:
- a CDS encoding GreA/GreB family elongation factor, translating into MLEPIVVTTGIYDAIKDHVRRKRVTKQEETLLLEQLKHAKQVLRRDLPKDVVTVNRVITIKDHQDNTEQDYILVPTTKAKVKKNKHSILSEIALATVGYKVGDVIDYPFPSGERKIEILKVEPFEA; encoded by the coding sequence ATGTTAGAACCTATCGTAGTAACAACCGGAATTTATGATGCCATCAAAGATCACGTCAGAAGAAAAAGAGTAACAAAACAAGAAGAAACACTTCTTTTAGAACAACTGAAACATGCAAAACAAGTTCTTCGTCGCGATTTGCCGAAAGATGTTGTAACGGTTAACAGAGTTATCACCATCAAAGACCATCAAGACAATACAGAGCAAGATTATATTTTGGTACCTACTACAAAAGCAAAAGTAAAGAAAAACAAACACTCAATTCTTTCAGAAATCGCTTTGGCAACTGTTGGTTACAAAGTTGGAGATGTTATCGATTATCCTTTCCCAAGCGGCGAAAGAAAAATTGAAATTCTAAAAGTTGAGCCTTTCGAAGCTTAA